Genomic segment of Peribacillus frigoritolerans:
AAATAATTTGTAGCCACATCGGAATATTACTCCTTCCCTACACGTTGCTACCCTAGTATATGGAAGGAGCCCATCCGATGTGTTTTTAAAAACATTACCTATTTAAGCGGCTGGCATAACGGGCAAATATGTGTACCCCGTCCTGCAACAACCAGTTTCTCAAGGGGCGTGCCGCATGCTTTGCAGTTCTCGCCTTTTCGTCCATAAACATTCAGTTCCAACTGAAACATGCCGATTTGCCCTTGGGAATTAATGTATGAACGAATCGTACTTCCGCCTTTTTCCACAGCTTCCCCTAAAGTCGCAATGATTTCAGCATGCAACGTCTTGATTTCCTGCAATGAGAGTGAAGAAGCGATTCTCTCCGGATGGATACGGGAGCGGAATAACGACTCGTCCACATATATATTCCCAATCCCTACGACAACCGTTTGATCAAGGAGAACGGGCTTGATTTTCCTGTTGGTTCTTGCCAGCTTCCTACTTAGCCCCTCGACAGTAAAATCTTCAGACAACGGTTCCGGCCCTAAATGCAACAGGGGCAGCCGATCAAGTTCTTCCCCTTTGGCAAATAGATGCATCGTTCCGAATTTCCGGACATCCCTGTACCGAAGTTCACTGCCATCAGTGAAA
This window contains:
- the mutM gene encoding DNA-formamidopyrimidine glycosylase, translated to MPELPEVETVRRTLEQLILGKEIKEVSVFWPKIIKAPEPVEQFQDALRGQTIRGIGRRGKFLIFTLDDYSMVSHLRMEGKYGVHPKEEPYDKHTHVIFTFTDGSELRYRDVRKFGTMHLFAKGEELDRLPLLHLGPEPLSEDFTVEGLSRKLARTNRKIKPVLLDQTVVVGIGNIYVDESLFRSRIHPERIASSLSLQEIKTLHAEIIATLGEAVEKGGSTIRSYINSQGQIGMFQLELNVYGRKGENCKACGTPLEKLVVAGRGTHICPLCQPLK